One genomic segment of Tubulanus polymorphus chromosome 4, tnTubPoly1.2, whole genome shotgun sequence includes these proteins:
- the LOC141904248 gene encoding uncharacterized protein LOC141904248 — MQKGRSAFEKRRRLAMVNDATQPSVAEPELQSIDFEIDGDGDLDKMWETVAVQTEPITSSKAIQTLKWKPKYFCQRRHFPKYSKPKIKSYKIRRTSRGVQCSLLSPKTRPKKRYRKASQSSVSSNKTDSDEEYRPECDTETESDDEFQEESLKFEEMKNEDDVDFQDQTKFIVYQSALLILFQFCSICKGENLVSKSVSSTCLTVRTQCKLCNHRTTWKSEPSIKGIPVTSILLSVGILLTGSLTAKVIRLFNFIKIQCLSTRTVYNHHSKYIHAAIRQVWERKRESMLDSLKSSPLLIGGDGRCDSPGHSACTAHTQ, encoded by the exons ATGCAGAAAGGACGTTCAGCTTTTGAAAAGAGACGGAGGCTAGCGATGGTCAATGATGCGACTCAACCAAGTGTAGCTGAACCAGAGCTTCAAAgtattgactttgaaattgatggtGATGGCGATCTCGATAAGATGTGGGAAACTGTAGCTGTTCAAACTGAACCTATCACATCTAGTAAAG caATCCAAACTCTCAAATGGAAACCTAAGTACTTTTGTCAACGTCGACATTtcccaaaatattcaaaaccgAAAATCAAAAGCTACAAAATCAGACGCACCTCACGTGGGGTTCAATGTTCCCTTCTATCCCCAAAGACAAGACCCAAGAAGCGATACAGAAAGGCTAGTCAGAGCAGTGTCTCATCAAACAAGACAGATTCTGATGAAGAATATCGTCCAGAGTGCGACACGGAGACTGAATCGGATGATGAATTTCAAGAAgaaagtttgaaatttgaagaaatgaa GAATGAAGATGACGTTGATTTTCAGGATCAGACCAAGTTTATTGTTTATCAGTCTGCTCTGCTGATACTATTTCAATTCTGCAGTATCTGCAAGGGTGAAAATCTTGTCTCGAAGAGTGTGTCTTCTACCTGTCTGACAGTTAGAACCCAGTGTAAGCTGTGTAACCACAGGACCACATGGAAAAGTGAGCCATCCATCAAGGGTATTCCCGTTACCAGTATATTATTGAGTGTTGGAATACTACTGACAGGAAGCCTAACAGCAAAGGTGATCAGGTTGTTTAA CTTCATAAAAATTCAGTGCCTTTCAACGCGAACAGTGTATAACCATCATTCGAAATACATCCATGCCGCTATACGACAAGTTTGGGAAAGGAAACGCGAGTCTATGCTTGATAGTCTCAAATCATCTCCACTGTTGATAGGAGGAGATGGACGCTGTGACTCACCTGGCCACTCGGCATGTACTGCTCATACTCAATAA
- the LOC141904249 gene encoding uncharacterized protein LOC141904249: MELEGLKRCAEKLKKFKITALVTDMHLSVRKWARDTWKIPHYYDTWHCVKAVTRKLERLGKQKDMEVIKEWIPNIKVHLYWCAQSSESGDHETIKQKWLTCIQHVQNNHENCLHASYSKKKKWLIPGSNVASEFENLATITRTVNQISNMSSYGQTSSIECFHNILNHFAPKMIDFFYVGMLSRICIAILHYNENSERIQAETKTGNQRWQVHYPKYKDGHVLRKILTKITHDYVKLCFAEVFNNIKRRPHDSSKINVPATLIADRKTVVKDEAVIYHTSRFKKVTEKVKGKSKSTVLATQPKKRTPNLLMT, encoded by the exons ATGGAACTAGAAGGCTTAAAAAGATGCGCAGAAAAActgaagaaattcaaaatcacagCTCTCGTAACTGATATGCATTTGTCCGTTAGAAAATGGGCACGCGACACTTGGAAAATTCCACATTACTATGATACTTGGCATTGTGTCAAAG CAGTCACAAGAAAACTTGAACGCCTAGGAAAGCAAAAAGACATGGAGGTTATCAAAGAGTGGATACCCAATATCAAAGTCCATTTGTACTGGTGTGCCCAATCCTCAGAATCAGGAGACCACGAGACAATAAAACAGAAATGGCTGACATGCATACAGCATGTTCAAAATAATCATGAGAACTGTCTCCACGCatcatattctaaaaaaaagaaatggttAATTCCAG gATCCAATGTTGCATCTGAATTTGAGAATCTTGCAACTATCACGCGGACAGTTAATCAGATATCCAATATGTCTAGCTATGGACAAACCAGCAGTATCGAATGCTTTCATAACATCTTAAATCATTTTGCCCCTAAGATGATAGATTTCTTTTACGTCGGAATGCTCAGTAG GATCTGTATAGCAATACTTCACTATAACGAAAATTCTGAACGAATTCAAGCTGAAACGAAGACTGGTAATCAGCGATGGCAGGTGCACTATCCAAAGTATAAAGATGGTCACGTTTTAAGAAAAATTCTGACAAAAATCACTCATG attacgTCAAGTTATGCTTTGCAGAAGTTTTTAACAACATAAAGAGACGCCCGCATGATTCCTCTAAAATAAATGTACCAGCCACATTGATCGCGGATCGCAAAACGGTAGTTAAGGATGAAGCAGTAATCTACCATACATCAAGATTCAAGAAGGTTACCGAAAAGGTCAAaggaaaatcaaaatcaactgtCCTCGCTACTCAACCTAAAAAGCGAACACCGAATCTATTGATGACGTGA